From Salinicola endophyticus:
CGCTTGAGCGTGGCGGCGAGATCAGGCTGGCGGAACAGTTCGCCGGCCTGGTAGTTCGAGCCGTCGGGCTTGTAGAAGACCTTGCGCGTGGCGTCCCACTGCTTGAGGCGATCCTGGGCCTGTGCCAGCCCTTCGGCGAAGCGCGGCGGCACCTCGAAGCCCTCTTCGGCCAGCTTGATCGCCGGGGCCAGCGCCTCGGCCAGACTCAGGGTGCCGTACTTGTCCAGCGCCAGTGCCAGGCCGGCCACCGTGCCGGGTACGCCGGCAGCATTGTGGGTGAAGCGCGAGAGCTGCGGCACCGCCTCGCCCTGATCGTTCTGGAACATCGTCGTGTAGGCTGCCGCGGGCGCCTTTTCGCGGTAGTCGATGGCGATCACCTCATCGCGCCGCTCGTCGGAGATCAGCATGAAGCCGCCACCGCCGATATTACCCGAGCGCGGCTGGGTCACCGCCAGCGCAAAGCCGGCGGTGACCGCGGCGTCCACCGCATTGCCGCCCTTGGCGAGCACGTCGTGGGCGATTTGTGAGGCCAGATAGTGGCTGGTCGCGACCATGCCGTGTTCGCCCACCTGCGGGTGAAAACGCTCGCCCTCGAGGATCGCCGAATCGGCCTGCGCCAGTGGCGCGATGCCCAGATAGAGCGTGGAGAGCGTGATCGACAGCCAGCGCCGGGCGCGCGGACGAAAGAGTGAGGACATGGCGTAGGCTCCTTGGGCTGATCCCGTCATGGGTCTTTATCTGGGTTTTGGTCTTGTTAGGGAACCACTGCATAAATGCCTGCACGAGCGAATGGCTGCGTTACGCGGTGCTCGAACACTCGCCTAACCCCATGTTATGTCTCGTTTTCTGCACTCCGGGCGCCTTGCCCTTCATCTCGTTCGGCAATTTATTCAGCGTTTCCTTAGAGGCGGGGCCCGGGACGCTCGGCGCCGGCGGCGTTCTCCCGCTACCCGGAGGGCGCTATGCGCTCCGCGGTGTCTGGCCGAGCATAGCCCGTGGGCGCACGATCGGCTAACCGCAGCGGCGCCGAGGGCTGCTAGAATGCAGGCATACTCGAATCCATGCCCACGCCCATCACTGCCAGGACGCTGCGTCATATGCGTGATTTCAAGATTGCCCCCTCGATTCTCTCCGCCAACTTCGCCTGCCTGGGGCAGGAGGTGGACGATGTGCTGGCCTCCGGCGCCGACATGATCCACTTCGACGTGATGGACAACCACTACGTGCCCAATCTGACCATCGGCCCCATGGTGTGCGAGGCATTGCGCAAGCACGGCGTCACCGCGCCGATCGACTGCCACCTGATGGTCAAGCCGGTGGATCAGCTGATCGGCGACTTCATCGACGCCGGGGCCAGCTACGTCACCTTCCATCCGGAAGCCTCGGAGCATATCGATCGTTCGCTGCAGCTGATCAAGAGCCGTGGCTGCAAGGCCGGGCTGGTATTCAACCCGGCCACGCCGCTCTCCTATCTCGATTACGTGATGGACAAGCTCGACATGATCCTGCTGATGAGCGTCAACCCCGGCTTCGGTGGCCAGTCTTTCATTCCCGCCGCGCTCGACAAGCTGCAAGAGGCGCGGCGCCGGATCGACGCCAGTGGGCTGCCGATCCGGCTGGAGATCGATGGCGGGGTGTCGCCGCAGAACATCGCCGAGATCGCGCGTGCCGGCGCCGATACCTTCGTCTCCGGCTCGGCGATCTTCAAGGCGCGCAGCCTCGACGACCCGCACCGCTACGATGGTGTGATCGGCGAGATGCGTAGCGCCCTGGCGGCACTGGACTGAGGTGGCGAAGGTGAGTGAATGCCCGGGGGATGATGCGCCAACGGCTGCCGTGCGCCCCTGGTATCTCTATCTGATCGAGACCGCCGCCGGCGCGCTCTATACCGGCATCACCACCGACGTCGCGCGGCGCTTCGCCGAGCACAGTCGCGGCAAGGGGGCTCGCGCGCTGCGCGGGCGCGGACCGCTGACGCTGCGCCACGTCGAGCAGGTGGGGAGCCAGAGCGAGGCGCTCAAGCGGGAGGCGGCGATCAAGCGCCTGGGCGCGGCCCAGAAGCGGCGCTGGCTGGCGCAGCGCGAGGGTAATTGTCATCGAACTGTCATCATGTCCGAAACCCATGGCCCGTAGAATGTAACTATATGTTAACAAAGGGTGGTCGAGAGCATGAAGGTCGTGGCGCTGCACAACTTGAAGGGCGGAGTGGGCAAGACCTCGGCGGCGGTCAATCTGGCCCGGGAGGCCAATCTTGATCGAGTGCCGGTGCTGTTGTGGGATCTCGACGCCCAGGGGGCCTCGACCTGGGTGCTGGGCGGCGAGAGCGGGCTGAGCAAGAAGGTCTCCAAGCTGCTCGCCGGTAAGTCGCCGCTCGGCGAGCAGGTGCAGCACACCCCGTGGGAGCGCTTCGACCTGCTGCCGGCGGATATTCGCCTGCGCGAGCTGGACCGTCTGCTCGACGCCAGCGCCGACGGTGACAAGCATCTCAAGCGGCTGATCGAGCCGTTCGGCGAGGAGTACGGGCTGATGATCCTCGACTGCCCGCCGGGGCTGTCGACGCTGGCCGAGCAGCTGATCCGTGCCGCAGACCGCATCCTGGTGCCAACCATCCCCAGCCCGCTCTCGGTGCAGGCGTTCTCGCGCATGCTCGACCATCTCGATCTCAAGAAGCGCCAGCGCGAGCGGCTCTCGCCGTTCTTCAATCTGGTCGACCGGCGGCGTACCCTGCACCGCGACTGGCTCGATTCACCGCCCGCGGCCCTCGGCCGGCCCATGCGCAGTTGGATTCCCTATGCCAGCGACGTCGAACGCATGAGTCTCGAATGCCAGCCGCTGGCCGACCTGGCGCCGCGCAGCCGAGCGACCCTGGCCTACCGTCAGCTGTGGCGAGAGCTCAAGGCCGATCTCGACGCCTGAGGCGCGGCATCGGGTGCCATAAGCCAAGGCGCGGCATCGGGCGCCATGGACAAGGCGCGGCGTCGGGGGCCATGGATAAGACGCGCTCAGGCCTCGTCCAGCGCCTGCAGCACCCTCGCCACCGCCTCGGCGCCGGGGTCGGTTACCCCCTGCAGGGCGCTCTCCGGTAGATAGGCAGAACGCCCGGCGCGGGCTTGCGCCATCGTCGCCGTAGCCTCGGCACCTTCCCGCGCGCGCTCGGCCGCCTTGGTCAGATCGCCGCCTTCGCGCAGTGCGTCCACCGCCGGTATCAGCGCATCGAGCAGGGTGCGGTCGCCCTGCGCCGCGCCGCCGTAGCGCTGCATGCGCTCGATGCCCACCGCCAGTGCCGCGGCGAGATCGTCGTTCTCGGCCAGCTTGGCCCCCGCCGCGGTGAACAGGATCGATAGCAGCACACCGCTGGAGCCGCCCATGTCACGGGCCAGGCAGGCACCGATGCCAGCGAACAGCGCCCCGGGTCGAGCGCTCTCCAGTTGGCCGGCATCGAGACGCCGGGCGACGGCCTCGGCGCCGCTGGCCAGGCTGGTACCGGCATCGCCGTCGCCGCTGCGGGCATCCAGGTCGTCGAGGGCCTGGCGCGACTCCGTCAGTACCGCGATCGCCGCGCGCAGCAGGGTCTCCACCGTGGCGTCGCGCTCGACATGCTCGGGCACCGGCGTCTCGCTGACCTGGGGCGTGAAGCGGGCCGGCGCACGCGGCGTGCGCAGCCCCGGCCAGGCGGGCGCGTCGGTCGGCGCGGCGAGGGCGTCGAAGAGATCGTCGTCGGCCGCCACCAGGGTGATCGAGAAGCCCTGCATGTCGAGCGAGGTCATCAGCGCCGCCGGCCCGATCACCCCGGAGAGCGCGAGTCCGCGGCGGTTGACCAGCAGGCTGGCGGCGAGCACCTGCATCTCCTGTTCGGCGGCGCCGCCCAGATTGTTGAGCAGGGCGACGTAGGGCGCTGCGTAGCCGCGCGCGGCGAGGGTCTCGGTGAGCGGTGCCAGCAGGGTCTCCACCGCCTCGCTGGCACTCTCCGGATCGACCCGGCGCACGCCGCTCTCGTTGTGGATGCCCAGGCCCAGCTCGGGGGCGCAGGGGGCTTTCGCCTCGCCCGGGCGGGCGGCGTGGGAGAGCGCCAGCCCCAGCGAGGCGATCCGCGGCAGGGCGGCCTCGACGCGCTCGCTCAAGGTCTCCAGCGGTATCTGCTGCGCCGCCAGCCAGCCGGCCAGCTTGTGCACGATCAGCGTGCCGGCGATGCCGCGCGGCTGGGGGGAGTCGGGCAGGGCGATATCGTCGCCGACGATCACCATCGACACCGCCAGGCCCTCCTGGCGCGCCTGCTCGGCGGCGAGGCCGAAATTGAGCCGGTCGCCGGTGTAGTTCTTGACGATCAGCAGACAGCCGGCTGCGCCGCACACCTCGCGAATCGCGGCGAGCACCGCATCGACACTGGGCGAGGCGAACAGCCCGCCGACCACCGCGCCGGTCAGCATGCCCTCGCCGATGAAGCCGGCATGTGCCGGTTCGTGGCCGCCGCCACCGCCGGAGAGCAGGGCGACCTGGTCACGCCCGTGGTGCTCGCGATCCCAGTCGGCGCGGACCAGAATGCGCAGATGCTGGCTGGGCTCGGCGATACGCACATCCGTCAGTGCACTGACGCCGGCAAGGACGTCATCGATCAGGGTGTCGGCGGCGTTGTAGAAATGCTGCATGAGGCACTCCGGCGGTGGCTGGCCCGGTGACGATGGCCGAGATGAACAGTGAAGGAAGCGGGGTGCCGCCAACCGCTATCGCGCTGGCTGGGTGGCGGGGTCGCCCGCTCAGACCCCGAGGTTAGCCCAGATAGCCATGTGCTTCGAGCACCCGCCGCCGAATCGGAATGCGCACGGGCGACTTCGATGGCGAGACCGAAACCTGTATGCTTAGCCAGTCCATTGGCTATTCACCACTCGCTACAGATTACGCGCTACGCATCACTCGCTACTGGCCACCCTCATTACGCGATACTTCTCTATGGCGTTGCCCACGCTCGACGACCCGTTCTACTACCTGGCCAATTTCCACACCGTGCTCGACTGGCTCGGGTCGCGTTACGCCGATCTGCTGTCGGCCGAGGAGCGCGACTTCATCGCCGCCTTCGAAGCGCTGCCGCGCGCATCGCGGGCGCTGCTGGTGCGTATGGTGATGCGCAAGGGCGTCGACTTTCGTGCCAGCCGGCTGCGCTACGCCGAGATCGGCGATACCCGGGCGGCGGCGGCGCCGCTGATCGCCGCCGGCTGGGTCGAGACCGATGCCGAGCTGGAGCTGGCGGCACTCTTCACACTGGCGACCAAGGGCGAGCTTGCCGCCGACCTGGCGCCGTGGCTGGCCGAGCTGGGGCTTTCGCGCAGCGCGGGCAAGGCCGCCTGGTGCGCGGCCCTGGCGGCCGAGTCGCCGGCGCCGCGAGCGCTGCCGGCGTGGCTACCGAGCCTCGACGACACGCACTATCGCCTGACCGTCGATGCCCTCGGCGAGCGCTTCCGGCTGATGTTCTTCGGTAACCTGCGCCAGCAGTGGTCGGAGTTCGTGCTCGCCGATCTGGGCATCTACCGTTTCGAGTCCGTCTCCCTGGCGGCATCGTCTCGGGCCTTCTCGCGCCGCGACGAGCTGGAGGCCTACCACCATCTGCATCGCTGCCGCGAGCGCTTCGACGCCGACGAGCCGCTGGCTGACCTGCTCGCCGAGATCCCGCGTGAGCCCTTCGACAACCCCTGGCTGGAGCGGCGCCGTGGCCGGCTGCTCTACAAGTTCGCCTATCGCAGCGAGCGCCAGGGCGAGCTGCGCCAGGCGCTGGCGCTCTACCATGACAGCGCGGCGCCGGAAGCGCGCCTGCGCCGCATTCGGGTGCTCGAACGCCTGGCACGCTTCGACGAGGCCTGGGCGCTGGCCCGGTGCGCCGAGAACGCCCCGGTGAGTGCCGCCGAGACCCAGGCGCTGGGGCGCATCGTGCCGCGTCTGCGGCGCAAGCTGGGGCTGCCGCGGGGCGCCGCCGCGGCGCCGGCCGAGCCCGAGCGCATCATGCTGACGCTGCCGCGCAGTGGCTGGGTCGAGGGCGCAGTGGCGGCACACCTGAGTCGTGACCAGGCGCCGGTGATCTATGTCGAGAACACCCTGATCAACGCGCTCTTCGGGCTGCTCTGCTGGGAGGCGATCTTCGCGCCGCTGCCCGGCGCCTTCTTCCACCCGTTCCACAGTGGGCCGGCGGATCTCTTCGACGAGGACTTCCACGCCCGGCGCCAGGCGCTGTTCGCGGCCTGCTTGGCTGCGCTGGAGCGTGGCGACTACGCCGACATCGTGCGCCGGCGTTTTCGCGACAAGCACGGCATCCAGTCACCGTTCGTCGCCTGGGGCGCGCTCGACGAGCGCACCCTGGCGTTGGCGTTGACGTGCATCCCCGCGCGCCACCTGCGGCTGTGGTTCGAGCGTCTGCTTGGCGATATTCGTGCCAATCGTGCCGGTATGCCGGACCTGATCCAGTTCTGGCCGGACGAAGCACGCTACCGCATGATCGAGGTGAAGGGCCCAGGGGATCGCCTGCAGGACAACCAGAAGCGCTGGCTCGCCTTCTGCGCCGAGCACGCCATGCCGGTCAGCGTCTGCTACGTCAGTTGGGACGAGGGCGGAGATGAGCGGGAGCGCCAGGACGCGCAGGGCGACGAGGGGCAACCGCAGGGGGCGGTGATAGAGGATGCCGGAGCGCCGCCGAATAGCGCGGCGGGCGGGAACCCGGCGTGAGCTACCGGATCGCGGTGCGCGCGCTGTGTGAGTTCTCGGCCAAGGCGGGCGATCTCGATCTGCGCTTCACGCCATCGCCCTCGGCCCAGGAGGGCATTGCCGGCCACCGGGTGGTGAGCGAGCGCCGCGGCGAGCGCTACGAGCGCGAGGTGGCGCTCGCCGGGCACTATGCGCATCTCGAGGTGCGCGGGCGCGCCGACGGCTATGACCCCGACGCCAACCGGCTCGAGGAGATCAAGACCCACCGCGGCGATCTGGCGCGCCAGCCGGCCAACCAGCGCGCCCTGCACTGGGCCCAGGCGCAGGTCTACGGCCATCTGCTGTGCCTGGCGCGTGGGCTCGACCAGCTCACCGTGACCCTGGTCTATTTCGATATCGCCAGCCAGCGCGAGACGCCGCTCAGCCAGCATTGCAGCGCGTATGAGCTGCGCGAGGTGTTCGAGACCCACTGTCAGCGCTTTCTGGCCTGGGCCCAGCAGGAACTGGCGCATCGGCGGCGGCGAGACGCGGCGCTGATGGCGCTGAACTTCCCGTTCGCCGACTTCCGCGCCGGCCAGCGCGAGCTGGCGGAGGCGGTCTACAAGGCCACCCATACCCGGCGCTGGCTGCTGCTGCAGGCGCCCACCGGCATCGGCAAGACGCTGGGGACGCTGTTCCCGATGCTCAAGGCGATGCCCGGCGAACCGCTCGACCGGGTCTTCTTCCTCACCGCGCGCAATACCGGCCAGCAGCTGGCGCTGGAAGCCCTCGCGCAGCTCGGCGCCCGCCCGCCTGCCGAATCCGCCGCCGACACCCAGGCGTTGGCGCCGGTCCCTGCCGAGCCGCCCTCGGGTGACGCCGCCGCGGCGCTACCGCTGCGGGTGCTCACGCTGACCGCGCGGGAGAAGGCCTGCGAGCACCCCGACAAGGCGTGCCACGGTGAGGCGTGTCCGCTCGCCGCGGGCTTCTACGACCGCCTGCCGGCGGCACGCTCGGCGGCTGCCGAGCGCGGCTGGCTCGACCGCGCCGGCCTGCGCACGGTGGCCCTCGAGCATCAGGTCTGCCCCTACTACTTGGGCCAGGAGATGTCGCGCTGGACCGATGTGGTGGTCGCCGACGTCAATTACTACTTCGATCTGCACGCCCAGCTCTACGCGCTGACGCTGCAGCAGCAGTGGCAGGTGGGCATTCTGGTGGACGAGGCGCACAACCTGGTCGAGCGCGGTCGCGGCATGTATACCGCGACGCTCGATCACGCCGCCTTCCGGCGCCTGGGGCCGCAGCTGCCGGCGCCGCTCAAGCGGCCGCTGGCGCGGGTCGCCACGGCCTGGCAGGCATTGGCGGAGCAGCTGGACGACGCCCACGGCGATCGCGATTACCGCGTGCTCGAGAGCCTGCCGGGCAAGCTGGTCGCGGCGCTGCAGCAGGCGGTGTCGCGAATCGTCGAGTATCAGAGCGAGCAGCCGATCGCGCTGGACGGCGAGCTGCAACGCTTCTCCTTCGAGGCCCAGCATCTGTGCCGCGTGGCCGAGACGTTCGGTAGCCACTCGCTGTGCGACCTGACCCGGCAGCCGGCGCGCGGACGCCAGCGCCGCGCCGGGGCGACGCTGACCCTGCGCAACGTGGTGCCGGCGCCGTTTCTGGCCGCGCGCTTCGCCGCCGCCCATGGCGGCACGCTGTTCTCCGCCACGCTCTCGCCCCAGAGCTATTTCCGCGACCTGCTCGGGGTGCCCGACACCGCACCCTGGCTGGCGCTGGGCTCGCCGTTCGCCGCCGGCCAGCTCGAGGTCAGCATCGCCACCCGACTATCGACCCGCTACGCCCATCGTGAGGCGTCGCTCGATCCGCTGGTAGCGCGCATTGCCGCGCGTTTCCATCAGCGGCGCGGCAACTATCTCGCCTTCTTCTCGAGCTTCGCCTATCTGGAGCAGGTCGCCGAGCGCCTGGCCGAGCGTCATCCAGAGGTGGTGCAGTGGCGCCAGGCGGCGCGCATGGATGACGCTGCCCGGGCCAGCTTTCTGGCGCGTTTCGAAAGCGATGGGGCAGGGGTCGGCTTTGCCGTGCTCGGTGGGATCTTCGGCGAGGGCATCGATCTGCCCGGCGAACGGCTGATCGGGGCCTTCGTCGCGACGCTGGGGTTGCCCCAGGTCAATCCGGTCAACGAGCAGATGCGCGAACGGCTGCAGGCGCTGCTCGGCAACGGCTACGACTACGCCTACTTCTATCCCGGCATGCAGAAGGTGGTGCAGGCCGCCGGGCGGGTGATCCGCACCGCCAGCGACCGTGGCGTCATCGAGCTGCTCGACGACCGTTTCGCCCAGCCGCGGGCGCGGGCACTGCTACCGGCCTGGTGGCCCGAGCCCCGGCTCGACTGAATGAGCGCGGGGCACACCCTCCACCCTCTCAGTGCAGTTTCATCTTGGGCCGCAGGTAGCGGTTGAGCCCATCCACCACCACCGTCATACCGGTCTTGAACAGGCCGTGGATCGCCATCTGGTGCATGCGGTAGAGCGACGCGTAGAACAGCTTCGCCAGCCGGCCCTCGATGAACAGACTGCGCGCCGAGGTGCCGCGCATCAGACTGCCGACCGCCTCGAAGTGGGCCAGCGAGATCAGCGAGCCGCGGTCGTGGTAGACGAACGGCTTGAGCGGCTTGCCGGCCATCGCCGCGCGCAGGTTGTGGTAGCAGTGGGTCGCCTGCTGATGAG
This genomic window contains:
- the rpe gene encoding ribulose-phosphate 3-epimerase, which translates into the protein MRDFKIAPSILSANFACLGQEVDDVLASGADMIHFDVMDNHYVPNLTIGPMVCEALRKHGVTAPIDCHLMVKPVDQLIGDFIDAGASYVTFHPEASEHIDRSLQLIKSRGCKAGLVFNPATPLSYLDYVMDKLDMILLMSVNPGFGGQSFIPAALDKLQEARRRIDASGLPIRLEIDGGVSPQNIAEIARAGADTFVSGSAIFKARSLDDPHRYDGVIGEMRSALAALD
- a CDS encoding GIY-YIG nuclease family protein; translated protein: MSECPGDDAPTAAVRPWYLYLIETAAGALYTGITTDVARRFAEHSRGKGARALRGRGPLTLRHVEQVGSQSEALKREAAIKRLGAAQKRRWLAQREGNCHRTVIMSETHGP
- a CDS encoding ParA family protein, which translates into the protein MKVVALHNLKGGVGKTSAAVNLAREANLDRVPVLLWDLDAQGASTWVLGGESGLSKKVSKLLAGKSPLGEQVQHTPWERFDLLPADIRLRELDRLLDASADGDKHLKRLIEPFGEEYGLMILDCPPGLSTLAEQLIRAADRILVPTIPSPLSVQAFSRMLDHLDLKKRQRERLSPFFNLVDRRRTLHRDWLDSPPAALGRPMRSWIPYASDVERMSLECQPLADLAPRSRATLAYRQLWRELKADLDA
- a CDS encoding dihydroxyacetone kinase subunit DhaK, which produces MQHFYNAADTLIDDVLAGVSALTDVRIAEPSQHLRILVRADWDREHHGRDQVALLSGGGGGHEPAHAGFIGEGMLTGAVVGGLFASPSVDAVLAAIREVCGAAGCLLIVKNYTGDRLNFGLAAEQARQEGLAVSMVIVGDDIALPDSPQPRGIAGTLIVHKLAGWLAAQQIPLETLSERVEAALPRIASLGLALSHAARPGEAKAPCAPELGLGIHNESGVRRVDPESASEAVETLLAPLTETLAARGYAAPYVALLNNLGGAAEQEMQVLAASLLVNRRGLALSGVIGPAALMTSLDMQGFSITLVAADDDLFDALAAPTDAPAWPGLRTPRAPARFTPQVSETPVPEHVERDATVETLLRAAIAVLTESRQALDDLDARSGDGDAGTSLASGAEAVARRLDAGQLESARPGALFAGIGACLARDMGGSSGVLLSILFTAAGAKLAENDDLAAALAVGIERMQRYGGAAQGDRTLLDALIPAVDALREGGDLTKAAERAREGAEATATMAQARAGRSAYLPESALQGVTDPGAEAVARVLQALDEA
- a CDS encoding VRR-NUC domain-containing protein translates to MALPTLDDPFYYLANFHTVLDWLGSRYADLLSAEERDFIAAFEALPRASRALLVRMVMRKGVDFRASRLRYAEIGDTRAAAAPLIAAGWVETDAELELAALFTLATKGELAADLAPWLAELGLSRSAGKAAWCAALAAESPAPRALPAWLPSLDDTHYRLTVDALGERFRLMFFGNLRQQWSEFVLADLGIYRFESVSLAASSRAFSRRDELEAYHHLHRCRERFDADEPLADLLAEIPREPFDNPWLERRRGRLLYKFAYRSERQGELRQALALYHDSAAPEARLRRIRVLERLARFDEAWALARCAENAPVSAAETQALGRIVPRLRRKLGLPRGAAAAPAEPERIMLTLPRSGWVEGAVAAHLSRDQAPVIYVENTLINALFGLLCWEAIFAPLPGAFFHPFHSGPADLFDEDFHARRQALFAACLAALERGDYADIVRRRFRDKHGIQSPFVAWGALDERTLALALTCIPARHLRLWFERLLGDIRANRAGMPDLIQFWPDEARYRMIEVKGPGDRLQDNQKRWLAFCAEHAMPVSVCYVSWDEGGDERERQDAQGDEGQPQGAVIEDAGAPPNSAAGGNPA
- a CDS encoding ATP-dependent DNA helicase; translation: MSYRIAVRALCEFSAKAGDLDLRFTPSPSAQEGIAGHRVVSERRGERYEREVALAGHYAHLEVRGRADGYDPDANRLEEIKTHRGDLARQPANQRALHWAQAQVYGHLLCLARGLDQLTVTLVYFDIASQRETPLSQHCSAYELREVFETHCQRFLAWAQQELAHRRRRDAALMALNFPFADFRAGQRELAEAVYKATHTRRWLLLQAPTGIGKTLGTLFPMLKAMPGEPLDRVFFLTARNTGQQLALEALAQLGARPPAESAADTQALAPVPAEPPSGDAAAALPLRVLTLTAREKACEHPDKACHGEACPLAAGFYDRLPAARSAAAERGWLDRAGLRTVALEHQVCPYYLGQEMSRWTDVVVADVNYYFDLHAQLYALTLQQQWQVGILVDEAHNLVERGRGMYTATLDHAAFRRLGPQLPAPLKRPLARVATAWQALAEQLDDAHGDRDYRVLESLPGKLVAALQQAVSRIVEYQSEQPIALDGELQRFSFEAQHLCRVAETFGSHSLCDLTRQPARGRQRRAGATLTLRNVVPAPFLAARFAAAHGGTLFSATLSPQSYFRDLLGVPDTAPWLALGSPFAAGQLEVSIATRLSTRYAHREASLDPLVARIAARFHQRRGNYLAFFSSFAYLEQVAERLAERHPEVVQWRQAARMDDAARASFLARFESDGAGVGFAVLGGIFGEGIDLPGERLIGAFVATLGLPQVNPVNEQMRERLQALLGNGYDYAYFYPGMQKVVQAAGRVIRTASDRGVIELLDDRFAQPRARALLPAWWPEPRLD